The Agromyces mariniharenae genome includes a window with the following:
- a CDS encoding Rv0909 family putative TA system antitoxin has protein sequence MGALDDLTKKAQDFVEENKDTINEALNSQQAEDISDKVLDAVSDAAKKVTPDEHDEKVDAVRENIDKAIGTEP, from the coding sequence ATGGGAGCGCTGGACGACCTGACGAAGAAGGCACAGGACTTCGTCGAGGAGAACAAGGACACGATCAACGAGGCGCTGAACAGCCAGCAGGCCGAGGACATCAGCGACAAGGTCCTCGATGCGGTCTCCGATGCCGCGAAGAAGGTCACGCCCGACGAGCACGACGAGAAGGTCGACGCCGTCCGCGAGAACATCGACAAGGCCATCGGCACCGAGCCCTGA
- a CDS encoding cation acetate symporter has protein sequence MNAAIGYISIAAVAVASALIGFYGLRVSRTTSDFYVASRTVRPWWNASAIGGEYLSAASFLGIAGLILLTGSSALWFPIGYTAGYLMLLLFVAAPLRRSGAYTIPDFTEARLESVWARRVTSTLVIVIGWFYIVPQLQGAALTVRITTGLPAWAGSLAVAVIVAVVVAAGGMRSITFVQAFQFWLKLTALAIPVVALLLLVGDVQPVLPPVEAFPASAGPGDLDVYRTVSLMVALLLGTLGLPHVLVRFYTNPDGVAARRTTVIVLVLLSVFYLFPTAFGLLGRAFAPDLAASGDADALILLLPDRLIAGPLGDVLTALVIAGAFAAFLSTSSGLVVSLAGVISQDLLGGSVRGFRIAAVLSSFVPLVVALATESTGLAGSVGLVFAFTASTLCPVLLLGIWWRGLTARGAIAGMLTGAVLSGVAILGGALVSSWLPALRPFLEQPAAWTVPIAVLVTVLVSRGDRRGIPRGTDRFLTRLHVPEPARHHGRDG, from the coding sequence GTGAACGCCGCGATCGGCTACATCTCGATCGCGGCCGTGGCGGTCGCGTCGGCGCTCATCGGGTTCTACGGCCTGCGGGTCTCGCGCACGACGAGCGACTTCTACGTGGCGAGCCGCACGGTGCGCCCGTGGTGGAACGCCTCGGCGATCGGCGGCGAGTACCTCTCGGCGGCGTCGTTCCTCGGCATCGCCGGACTCATCCTGCTCACGGGGTCGTCGGCGCTCTGGTTCCCGATCGGCTACACGGCGGGGTACCTGATGCTGCTGCTGTTCGTGGCCGCGCCGCTGCGACGCTCGGGCGCGTACACGATCCCCGACTTCACCGAGGCGCGTCTCGAGTCGGTGTGGGCGCGACGCGTCACGAGCACGCTCGTCATCGTCATCGGCTGGTTCTACATCGTGCCGCAGCTGCAGGGCGCGGCCCTCACGGTGCGGATCACGACGGGCCTGCCCGCCTGGGCCGGCTCGCTGGCTGTCGCCGTGATCGTCGCCGTCGTCGTGGCGGCGGGCGGCATGCGCTCGATCACGTTCGTGCAGGCGTTCCAGTTCTGGTTGAAGCTGACGGCGCTCGCGATCCCGGTCGTCGCGCTGCTCCTCCTCGTCGGCGACGTGCAGCCCGTCCTGCCCCCGGTCGAGGCCTTCCCTGCGAGCGCGGGCCCGGGCGACCTCGACGTGTACCGAACGGTGTCGCTCATGGTGGCGCTGCTGCTCGGCACGCTCGGACTCCCCCACGTGCTCGTGCGGTTCTACACGAACCCCGACGGCGTCGCGGCCCGGCGCACGACGGTCATCGTGCTCGTGCTGCTCTCGGTGTTCTACCTGTTCCCCACCGCGTTCGGGCTGCTCGGCCGCGCGTTCGCGCCCGACCTCGCCGCCTCGGGCGACGCCGACGCGCTCATCCTGCTGCTGCCCGACCGGCTCATCGCCGGGCCGCTCGGCGACGTGCTCACGGCGCTCGTCATCGCGGGCGCGTTCGCGGCGTTCCTCTCCACGTCGTCGGGCCTCGTGGTGTCGCTCGCCGGCGTGATCAGCCAGGACCTGCTCGGCGGCAGCGTGCGCGGCTTCCGCATCGCGGCGGTGCTCTCGTCGTTCGTGCCGCTCGTCGTCGCGCTCGCGACCGAGTCGACGGGGCTCGCCGGCAGCGTGGGCCTCGTCTTCGCGTTCACGGCCTCGACGCTGTGCCCCGTGCTCCTGCTCGGCATCTGGTGGCGCGGGCTCACGGCCCGCGGCGCGATCGCCGGGATGCTCACCGGCGCCGTGCTCTCGGGGGTCGCGATCCTGGGCGGCGCGCTCGTCTCGTCGTGGCTGCCCGCACTGCGCCCGTTCCTCGAGCAGCCGGCGGCCTGGACCGTGCCGATCGCGGTCCTCGTGACCGTGCTCGTCTCACGTGGTGATCGCCGCGGCATCCCTCGCGGCACCGACCGCTTCCTCACCCGGCTGCACGTTCCCGAGCCCGCACGGCATCACGGCCGCGACGGCTGA
- a CDS encoding GNAT family N-acetyltransferase produces the protein MTATRPADRPLVGRFVSLTPYSDADIPELERALRRPEVFAGGYGGGPAGLPADADAFTAFASDYYDGGPAAMPFTVRLEGGPDHGTVVGATKLGDLDLGSESAHIGWTAYDPRVWGTAVNPEAKLLLLGLAFDHGFGRVKLQADARNDRSRAAILKLGAQFEGIARRHKPRADGSWRDSAVYAVIVDDWPSVRAGLEARLAAWGEEPVRLGA, from the coding sequence GTGACCGCCACCCGCCCCGCCGATCGGCCGCTCGTCGGCCGGTTCGTCAGCCTCACGCCCTATTCCGACGCTGACATTCCCGAGCTCGAGCGTGCGCTGCGACGCCCCGAGGTGTTCGCTGGCGGCTACGGCGGCGGCCCCGCCGGGCTGCCGGCCGATGCCGACGCCTTCACGGCCTTCGCGAGCGACTACTACGACGGCGGCCCGGCGGCGATGCCGTTCACCGTGCGCCTCGAGGGCGGACCCGATCACGGCACGGTCGTCGGCGCCACAAAGCTCGGCGATCTCGACCTCGGCAGCGAGTCGGCGCACATCGGCTGGACCGCGTACGACCCGCGCGTCTGGGGCACGGCCGTGAACCCCGAGGCGAAGCTGCTGCTCCTCGGGCTCGCCTTCGACCACGGGTTCGGCCGCGTGAAGCTGCAGGCCGATGCGCGCAACGACCGCTCGCGGGCGGCGATCCTGAAGCTCGGCGCGCAGTTCGAGGGCATCGCGCGTCGGCACAAGCCGCGTGCCGACGGGTCATGGCGCGATTCCGCGGTCTACGCCGTGATCGTCGACGACTGGCCCTCGGTGCGGGCTGGGCTCGAGGCACGCCTCGCGGCGTGGGGCGAGGAGCCCGTGCGGCTCGGCGCCTGA
- a CDS encoding helix-turn-helix domain-containing protein, which produces MEVAGRPAQGPLAEAVRELWFLRGPAPTRYERIFPMTDVHLIVNLSPRPYRVLESADAPWRTLGSAFCSGMRSRFVVSEAPDVIVNAGGVVRADGLRVLGLDPERLAGAVTSQPWLDGPAALGPDAAADAVLDAIEALLTERLAVGGAPDPVVRDAIERLEADPAHPIGPLAAAHGLRHPAFVARFRRATGSTPKRYAELVRFHRLIDATPVPGAAPWSELAADGGYYDQSHVIRDFKRFTGYTPADYHRRVSAAGPDAVRFVPDPEAAFR; this is translated from the coding sequence GTGGAGGTCGCTGGTCGCCCGGCGCAGGGGCCGCTCGCCGAGGCGGTGCGCGAGCTCTGGTTCCTGCGCGGCCCCGCGCCGACCCGGTACGAGCGCATCTTCCCGATGACCGACGTCCACCTCATCGTGAACCTCTCGCCCCGCCCCTACCGGGTGCTCGAGTCGGCGGATGCCCCGTGGCGCACGCTCGGGTCCGCGTTCTGCTCGGGCATGCGATCGCGGTTCGTCGTGAGCGAGGCGCCCGACGTGATCGTGAACGCCGGGGGGGTGGTGCGCGCCGACGGACTCCGCGTGCTCGGACTCGACCCCGAGCGGCTCGCCGGCGCGGTGACGTCGCAGCCGTGGCTCGACGGGCCGGCGGCGCTCGGGCCGGATGCCGCGGCCGACGCCGTGCTCGACGCGATCGAGGCGCTCCTGACCGAGCGCCTCGCCGTGGGAGGCGCCCCCGACCCCGTCGTGCGCGACGCGATCGAGCGGCTCGAGGCGGATCCCGCGCACCCGATCGGACCGCTCGCCGCGGCGCACGGACTGCGGCATCCGGCGTTCGTCGCACGGTTCCGCCGGGCGACCGGCTCGACGCCCAAGCGCTACGCCGAACTCGTGCGGTTCCACCGGCTCATCGACGCGACGCCCGTGCCCGGCGCGGCGCCGTGGAGCGAGCTCGCCGCCGACGGCGGCTACTACGACCAGTCGCACGTCATCCGCGACTTCAAGCGGTTCACGGGCTACACGCCGGCCGACTACCACCGGCGGGTCAGCGCCGCCGGTCCCGACGCCGTGCGGTTCGTGCCCGACCCCGAAGCCGCGTTCCGGTAG
- a CDS encoding DUF485 domain-containing protein: protein MSDEEPPPRVRVTAPHAGSAAASARPMPHHGAEAPTSDIAGVYARSLIRSQLRLGIVFAVGFVVATALFVLGIAFVPQFDETFVFGVPLSWLLLGAGVYPLAITVGGLYVRAASRNEARYRSLTEDE, encoded by the coding sequence ATGAGCGACGAGGAGCCGCCACCCCGGGTCCGCGTGACCGCGCCGCACGCCGGGTCGGCCGCGGCATCCGCCCGGCCCATGCCGCACCACGGCGCGGAGGCGCCGACGAGCGACATCGCGGGGGTCTACGCGCGCTCGCTGATCCGGTCGCAGCTGCGCCTCGGGATCGTGTTCGCCGTGGGCTTCGTCGTCGCCACCGCCCTCTTCGTGCTCGGCATCGCGTTCGTGCCGCAGTTCGACGAGACGTTCGTGTTCGGCGTGCCGCTGTCGTGGCTGCTGCTCGGCGCGGGCGTCTACCCGCTCGCCATCACGGTCGGCGGGCTCTACGTGCGCGCGGCGTCGCGCAACGAGGCGCGCTACCGGTCGCTCACGGAGGACGAGTGA
- a CDS encoding SRPBCC family protein yields the protein MKTAFTDEQSIAAPADAVWTRLTDWSGAPNWMPGVESMRADGPLAVGTVLRFVARGKERTSTITAIEPGRGLTMRSAVGGVTADYAYAIEPAADAAGSRVRLDAAVATRGLVSLFAPMIRGAIAREDGIQLTRLKQWVEG from the coding sequence ATGAAGACCGCATTCACCGACGAGCAGTCGATCGCGGCCCCGGCCGACGCCGTGTGGACCCGGCTCACCGACTGGTCGGGCGCGCCGAACTGGATGCCCGGCGTCGAATCGATGCGCGCCGACGGACCGCTCGCGGTCGGCACCGTGCTGCGCTTCGTCGCGCGCGGCAAGGAGCGCACGTCGACGATCACGGCGATCGAGCCCGGCCGCGGCCTCACGATGCGCAGCGCCGTGGGCGGCGTGACCGCCGACTACGCGTACGCGATCGAGCCCGCCGCGGATGCCGCGGGCAGCCGCGTGCGCCTCGACGCCGCCGTGGCCACCCGCGGTCTCGTGTCGCTGTTCGCCCCGATGATCCGGGGCGCGATCGCGCGCGAGGACGGCATCCAGCTCACCCGGCTCAAGCAGTGGGTGGAGGGCTAA
- a CDS encoding adenylosuccinate synthase, with product MPAAVLIGAQWGDEGKGKATDLLGSRLDYVVKFNGGNNAGHTVVVGEEKYALHLLPSGILTPGVTPVIANGVVVDIEVLFEELEGLASRGVDVSKLRISANAHLITQYHRTLDKVTERFLGKRQIGTTGRGIGPAYADKINRVGLRMQDLFDENILRQKVEGALDQKNHLLVKVYNRRAIGVDEIVEELLGYVDRLRPMVTDTSLLLHQALERGETVLFEGGQATMLDVDHGTYPFVTSSNATSGGAVTGSGIAPNRIDRVIAVVKAYTTRVGAGPFPTELFDEWGEFLSERGFEFGTTTGRRRRTGWYDAPIARYASRVNGVTDFVLTKLDVLTGLERIPVAVAYEVDGQRVEEVPVSQSDFHHAVPIYEEFPGWQEDISGAREFSELPANAQAYVRELEAMSGSRISAIGVGPGRDEIVELHDLLD from the coding sequence ATGCCCGCAGCCGTACTCATCGGAGCGCAATGGGGCGACGAGGGCAAGGGCAAGGCGACCGACCTACTGGGTTCCCGACTCGACTACGTCGTGAAGTTCAACGGCGGCAACAACGCCGGGCACACCGTGGTCGTGGGCGAGGAGAAGTACGCCCTGCACCTGCTGCCGTCGGGCATCCTCACGCCGGGCGTCACGCCGGTCATCGCCAACGGCGTGGTCGTCGACATCGAGGTGCTCTTCGAGGAGCTCGAGGGGCTCGCGAGCCGGGGCGTGGATGTCTCGAAGCTGCGCATCTCGGCGAACGCGCACCTCATCACGCAGTACCACCGCACGCTCGACAAGGTCACCGAGCGCTTCCTCGGCAAGCGCCAGATCGGCACCACCGGGCGCGGCATCGGCCCCGCCTACGCCGACAAGATCAACCGCGTCGGCCTGCGCATGCAGGACCTGTTCGACGAGAACATCCTGCGGCAGAAGGTCGAGGGCGCGCTCGACCAGAAGAACCACCTGCTCGTGAAGGTCTACAACCGCCGCGCGATCGGCGTCGACGAGATCGTCGAGGAGCTGCTCGGCTACGTCGACCGCCTGCGGCCGATGGTCACCGACACGTCGCTGCTGCTGCACCAGGCGCTCGAGCGCGGCGAGACCGTCCTCTTCGAGGGCGGCCAGGCCACGATGCTCGACGTCGACCACGGCACCTACCCCTTCGTCACGTCGTCGAACGCGACGAGCGGCGGCGCCGTCACCGGCTCGGGCATCGCGCCGAATCGCATCGACCGGGTCATCGCCGTGGTGAAGGCGTACACGACGCGCGTCGGCGCGGGTCCGTTCCCCACCGAGCTCTTCGACGAGTGGGGCGAGTTCCTCAGCGAGCGCGGCTTCGAGTTCGGCACGACCACCGGCCGCCGTCGCCGCACCGGCTGGTACGACGCGCCCATCGCCCGCTACGCGTCGCGCGTCAACGGCGTCACCGACTTCGTGCTCACGAAGCTCGACGTGCTCACGGGCCTCGAGAGGATCCCGGTCGCGGTCGCGTATGAGGTCGACGGGCAGCGCGTCGAGGAGGTGCCAGTGTCGCAGTCGGACTTCCACCACGCCGTGCCGATCTACGAGGAGTTCCCCGGCTGGCAGGAGGACATCTCGGGTGCCCGCGAGTTCTCGGAGCTCCCCGCGAACGCGCAGGCCTACGTGCGCGAGCTCGAGGCGATGAGCGGCTCGCGCATCTCCGCCATCGGCGTCGGCCCCGGTCGCGACGAGATCGTCGAGCTCCACGACCTCCTGGATTAG